ACTTTTCTCTATACACAAAAAACACCCAACAAGAGTTAGATGTTTAAAACTTATTCGATAGATTTAATAATACTAATTTACCACTGAATGAGTACAGAATGTATACAGGAGTTGTACACATTCTGTACACTTGAGCGTTCTTAGAACATTCTATGCAGTAGATTCATTGTTGTGCATGTCACCTCACTTTGGGATAACTCTGTCCACTTAATGTTTCGATCAACGTCTTGGTAGCATCATCGACATCTTCAGGCAGGTGTCCCTCGTGAATTCGTGTGATCTCTTTCTGGACTTGCACATCAGCTTGGAAAGTAAATTTGAACTTTCCCACAAAGTACCAAGCAAGAGCTATGAACAACGTTACACCACCGATCAAAATAAAAGCAATTGCTATATGAACAGTATTTGGTTGTGAACTAGTTCTATTAACATAACCAGCTTGGTCCAAAATGAATCCGACTAAAAACGTTCCTATCGAAGAGGTCGACTTGCGAATGAATGTCATCACAGATGTGAAAGATCCCGCTCTTTTGTATCCATTCAAGACCTCGTCAATATCAGGAATGAAGGAGAAAATATTCCAAGGGGTATAGACCATACCAGCACGACCTAATTGATAAACAATGCCCACACCAATTAGATACATGACAATGTGACTAGGCTTATATAACCATATTAACAACCACCCCACAGAAGACAAGACTATGAGAGAATAGGAAAAGTGATAAATCCAGTTAGGACCCTTTCGAACAATCAAATAACCTAGAATTGCAGTCATAGGAATCGAAATGACGTTAATGGCTTGAATTTCGGCAGCTACTGTTGTTCTCAAGCCAAGATCTATAGTAATGAAGTAGACAAATACTGCATTCCAAATATCCATAGATCCGTATGAAGCGATGTATATCATGAGGTGTTGCCTAAATGTCTTAATTTTCAGGGTTTCCAGGTATTCTTGCATTAATCCTCGCAGGTGAAAAGTTTGCTTCTCCTTGTTAAGCATTTCGTGAGGTCGATCCTCCCAAGTGGTCAACCACGAGATGAAGATAGCAATAGCGAAAATGATACTAAAGATAATACTGTTGACTACGAATGGCATCGGACTGTTATCACCAAATATCTTGAATAATTCTCGTGGCATTAACATAGCTAGAAATGTTGCCAGTTCTGAAATAATTAAACGAACCGTCGATAACAGACTTCTTCTGTGATAATTATTGGTCATCTCAGTCGGAAGAGTTTCCCATGGTATCAAGACTAAAGAAACGATAAGTTCAAATAATATGTAAGTAACTAGATAGTAGACGTAACCATGCCCTGGTTGCCATATGAGCATATATTCTAAGACCAATGGTATCCCAATTAGCATTAGTAAATGACGTCTGCCGAACCTACGCCCTAGCTTAAATTTGAACAAATTATCACTCAAATATCCCACAAAAACACTAAAAAAGGCATCGAAAATCTTTGCAATTACTAGTATGCTTGCCCCCTGAGTGGCAGAGATGTCCGTGTATTGAGTGAAGAAAAACAGTAACCAGGCGGAAACAATCGCATACGCACTTCCGCCCAGCAGATCAGTCACTCCAAAGCCTAAGGCTGTTCCGAGTGTGACCTTTCTTTCTCTATAAATTCTTTTCATTCGAAAATTCACCTCTCCATCTCATCATATTGAACCCCTTACACATTAGAAGTATATAAGAATTTGATTAGCATTGTAAACATTGATACCAATCCTACAATACACAAGTCCCTATTAATAAGATATGTAACTTTTCCTGCTACCATTTTGTGAACTAGTAAACAGCATAAATAGCCCTGTGTCTTTGTTAAATCCAGAATTATCGACTAAAAAATTAATCAAAAAAGCCGTGAATTCAATCACGGCCATAGTATATTGATAAATTTAATCTAATGTACGTTCCCTTTGTAATGGTCTTTCATGCCATGTGTAATTTCAGTCCGCACCTTACAAGGCACACCATAGGCGATAACGTTATCTGGTATATCCCTTGTAACTAC
This is a stretch of genomic DNA from Weissella soli. It encodes these proteins:
- a CDS encoding MFS transporter codes for the protein MKRIYRERKVTLGTALGFGVTDLLGGSAYAIVSAWLLFFFTQYTDISATQGASILVIAKIFDAFFSVFVGYLSDNLFKFKLGRRFGRRHLLMLIGIPLVLEYMLIWQPGHGYVYYLVTYILFELIVSLVLIPWETLPTEMTNNYHRRSLLSTVRLIISELATFLAMLMPRELFKIFGDNSPMPFVVNSIIFSIIFAIAIFISWLTTWEDRPHEMLNKEKQTFHLRGLMQEYLETLKIKTFRQHLMIYIASYGSMDIWNAVFVYFITIDLGLRTTVAAEIQAINVISIPMTAILGYLIVRKGPNWIYHFSYSLIVLSSVGWLLIWLYKPSHIVMYLIGVGIVYQLGRAGMVYTPWNIFSFIPDIDEVLNGYKRAGSFTSVMTFIRKSTSSIGTFLVGFILDQAGYVNRTSSQPNTVHIAIAFILIGGVTLFIALAWYFVGKFKFTFQADVQVQKEITRIHEGHLPEDVDDATKTLIETLSGQSYPKVR